GttagaaaaattgaaattcaacTCCAGAAAGGAATGTCAAGAAACATCTAGAACCTTACCCCTCATTGTTTACGAGCTAGGACCCATTTGAATTGACTTTTGGTTTATCGCTTATAAgttaaaagttataatttaggatttttttgttattgactttggtttattttttgtttatttaactttaaaataagtatttataaatatttcttaattttactcaaacacttcaaaattgtttaaaaattattttaattttaaagtatctaaaataagtcaaatccTAATGAATGTTTAGTTTCACTAAAtatgagtttcatttttttttttaaaaagagagaatcttttctttatatgatGGGGTTCAAAGTCCTAGTATGGAAAAGTATTTATACGATATCTTCCTTACTATTAAGACATCAATCAATTTTGTTCGGAAGTTAACAAGTTAATATATAAGgtctataaatatattattaggTTCGTCTAAACAATAACaaattgttttttatgttttgggaATTAGTTTAAGAGCttattaacatttttaattAGGAAAAGTTCTTTCTACTTACGCCTCAAAAGAAAAACGCGTCTCACCTAAGCATACGTCCAAAATGATAGGGTTTATGTCTCATGATATTTCTAACTCAAAATTTCTTATGATTTTACTATGCTTCGTCCTGAAATTCACCTCAAAACTGACTCTAAAATTGTCTTGTATCAACaccaatatattatattaaaaaaataccaATAAATCAAGTCAAACTCATAAGTATATGAGAATAGCGCAAAAAAGACAATTAGCATCGCATCAATCAATATGTGACACAAATTTAACATGCAATGTTTCCTTTGTTACTGTCTCTTCAACAAACACAATTTTAATGAGAGGACTAAATAAGGTCTCTTTAAATTGAGACCCTCTCTTTCCtaccctttttcctttttttaaattccttacttcatcattatttttcgtttcaactttttttttcttaataaagatGGTATTCAAGTTAATTGAGGTATACTTTAACTATTTCGTCAATAACGTCGTCATAGTAACTTAATATATTAACTACTTGAATTATTATCTTATTGCTAAGAATTCtatgataatattttgaatAGGATTGTGAGATCGTAACAACCAAAAATGATAGGGGGTTTGAACAATTACCCCTTTGAACATATACATACTACAAAATAGAAAAGGGACCACTATGTTGCAATTAAAGAAACCTGAGACGTGGACAAACGAAAGGATCAAAATGTTTATGATGTCATTATAATTCAGAAAATCATAGAAAGATAGATGGACGATATATAGTTTTCCCTAACAGTACTCAAAAGTCAAGTCGTTGCCACTGGGGTACATATATCCACTAGCAAAATGTGAGTTCAGACATCACAATCTTGTGTATGGATAGAGTACTCCTGATCCATGCATATATAGTCAGATAGCAGTCAAATACACactatatatatgtacacaccTAACATACTATTCGAttgaattaattgattttttaaatattttttatttttaattttgaaggtGTTTGAAAAGGTTAAAAAGTGTTTTAAATATTCGTTTTTAAATCATAAAAGTTAAGAGATAAGTCAAAAGTAGTGTACCTTCTATTTTATGACTTTTAACTTATGActtataaatgaatatattgTAGAAGTTCATCCAAACAGGTATTAGTAATTGCATGCTATATAGTGGAGTGTAAAATAAAGAACGCAAGATTTAACTTGGTTTGAATTATAGCTTATGCccattagaaaataattatttttatatctccccaataatttttcttcctttgagctagtttttaaaGCATGAGATAGGCTCCGGATCAAGTTCAATATGATATTAAATAGAACCCATCTCATCATGATGTTGGATGCCAAATTTAAATTGTTCACATGTCAAATGTTGCCTGAGATTGATGTGAAGTATTGAAGAATGAAAAAGTCTCATATTAATGACTAGTGACGGACTGTGAAGtgagattttaaagaaaaaaagcctcaataattaataagataaGTGATCTTCTTATAAGACTTTAGAAATCATCCtccctttaaattattatttttaattagatcCGAGACCAAATTTAATATGTCATTGCAAATTTGTGGTTTTTTCTACCAGTGcgttatattattttatttaattgactTGTGATAATGAGATATACTCAATCAGGTGTATAGTTATTAAAATACAAATTGCATGAGAAATACCAGtaattaaatgatgaattacaagcttaaaattttttgaaatttatttatatgttcaAACTACAAGCACCACTTATTTTACAACGAAAAGAGTAGCAAACATCCTACTAAATGATAAAGGATTTCAATATCTGTCACCAGCTTTTGtatttagagcctgtttggctcagcttaaaagctggtcaaactgacttaaaagctggtttttgacttatttagctgtttggcaattctcaaaataacttattttaagttaaaaaaaaacttattttaagccaaaagttaaaagctggagtaggggtgctttttttttccagcttataagctgttttaagttgaccacatttttacctttttacccttaatatttttatacaatctccaaattacccacataaccctaacatctctttcttctatttttcccttttcacgtgtggatgatagacaattactattactaatgaatgaaaataaaataaatcttaaatctttcaagtgatctattcaaattatatattattaaaatgtaaaataagttgcacatataacttaaataaaaatttatattNNNNNNNNNNNNNNNNNNNNNNNNNNNNNNNNNNNNNNNNNNNNNNNNNNNNNNNNNNNNNNNNNNNNNNNNNNNNNNNNNNNNNNNNNNNNNNNNNNNNNNNNNNNNNNNNNNNNNNNNNNNNNNNNNNNNNNNNNNNNNNNNNNNNNNNNNNNNNNNNNNNNNNNNNNNNNNNNNNNNNNNNNNNNNNNNNNNNNNNNNNNNNNNNNNNNNNNNNNNNNNNNNNNNNNNNNNNNNNNNNNNNNNNNNNNNNNNNNNNNNNNNNNNNNNNNNNNNNNNNNNNNNNNNNNNNNNNNNNNNNNNNNNNNNNNNNNNNNNNNNNNNNNNNNNNNNNNNNNNNNNNNNNNNNNNNNNNNNNNNNNNNNNNNNNNNNNNNNNNNNNNNNNNNNNNNNNNNNNNNNNNNNNNNNNNNNNNNNNNNNNNNNNNNNNNNNNNNNNNNNNNNNNNNNNNNNNNNNNNNNNNNNNNNNNNNNNNNNNNNNNNNNNNNNNNNNNNNNNNNNNNNNNNNNNNNNNNNNNNNNNNNNNNNNNNNNNNNNNNNNNNNNNNNNNNNNNNNNNNNNNNNNNNNNNNNNNNNNNNNNNNNNNNNNNNNNNNNNNNNNNNNNNNNNNNNNNNNNNNNNNNNNNNNNNNNNNNNNNNNNNNNNNNNNNNNNNNNNNNNNNNNNNNNNNNNNNNNNNNNNNNNNNNNNNNNNNNNNNNNNNNNNNNNNNNNNNNNNNNNNNNNNNNNNNNNNNNNNNNNNNNNNNNNNNNNNNNNNNNNNNNNNNNNNNNNNNNNNNNNNNNNNNNNNNNNNNNNNNNNNatctattcaaattatatatctttaaaatctataataagtttatattcctcttataaataatttgtgatgagaaagaaatatgtgaatgatagcaaaatataattatttatggctgtaaaatataaattaattaacttttattatgttaacagcttttaagggtatttcagacattttgatttaaaaagctatttatcagcacttatttgccaaacacatcaacaactttttttttaacttcaccacttttatccaaacgcataactgcttatttttaaaataagtttcagcactttcaaaagtacttttttaaagctgcttttattaagcccatctaAACGGGCCCTTAGTGATGATTTTAAGATTGTGATGAAATTTCTTGCTAATGGAGTAATTAGGCTCTCGTCTGTTTTTTGCCAGAGTGGAAACAGAACAATAACCTTCGCATCTTCATCATTTGCTGAAATTATTATTGGGATTAACTTTCCCACATTTTGGACCAACTTATGATCAGAGACAGAGTAAAGCTGGGCTATGGGTGGCAAAACCAAATTCAATCCGttcaatttaattcaaatttaagttGATTATTGATACGTTCATTCATTAGCTCAACTcacttcaattaattaaatattgggTTGATCTCTAATCCAAATTGTTTTAAGACAAattttgacaaaatatttttatatatagtcataaaaaataaaaaattacaattctatcagatattaaaatagtttaaaagaACAGATGAAACAATTAAGATAGTAAAACTTGAACTGGGCTGAGTCTTGACCCATTATATGACCTGTTACTTAACTCATCTTATCCAACCCCTTTTAACCGAAGCAAATTTGGATTTAATTGTGTCTCGACTCGATTATTGTCTTAACCCACTATAACCTGCTTAAATTTGATTGAACCAGCTCAATTTGAATATAGCATTTGAATACATTTTGTAGCTAAAAATTGTGATGAGATAAATATAATACGCCTGTCTCAATGGCTTATGTAATTAGATTTTGCGGTCAGAAACACGACAAGTTCATTTAATTGAACATCAATATTTATGATATCAACAAATACAACTATATCTAGCTTTGTTTACAAGGCCGGCCATTAGAAATtcaaaagaaacaaacaaaCAGAGCAAGCATAATGGCCACAATAGCTGGGATAGAAATAGTTATAGATTTTTGGAACCAGGAATGTGTATCCATTGCAACTGTAGTTGTATCTCACCACGCTCAACGTTCCTCAATCTAAGAAACGCGTTTTGAACAACCTTGCCATTTTCATACACAATACAGCTCTCTTCTGAATAGCAATTCTGCCGGTTAGGCATTATTCTCGAAATTATTACTCCATTGGGGATGTTCTTATAGCGCGTCATCCTTACTGCATCTATAAATGGTTTAATGTCAATTTCTGCATCGCCCATTTTATCATCGCGAGAAAATGTATCCTTGTCATAAACTTGCTGCAGATCATGACGACATCTCAGTTGAAACTGAAAGCATAATTTACCTTCAAAGGCTCTGTTTTACGTGTCTTATTGTTTAATTTCCTCTTGGTAAAGCAAAGtatatttaatttcataatCAAACAAATTGAAGGAAATTACCAGCTTGATTGGGAGAATAGGTTGAGCAACACCTAGCGTTAAGTCTTCATTCCATTCCGGATTAACATTCTTCTTCACCACTCGAGTCTTCAATTTCTGATTCCAATAATATCAAACACAAAATTATTTAACACCGTCTAAAATAACACTACAATTTGAAGCTCCGctgcatttatttttgttaagatACTGAAAATTGTTGACGTTCATCTTATATTATTCTTAAGGTCACGCTCAACAGACTACTTTTTTCATAGAAAGTcacttgattttgatttttaatttaaaactcgCTCAACTATGTCTTCATAATTATCTTTTCTATGATGAACaactaaaatttatttacaatttttcGACCCACAACAAAAATAGAGGTTAAATAAACAAAGCCTGGGTTTTATCGTCTTGCTTTACAAAATTTTGATTCGATAATATACAGCGTCTGCCGTACGCAATTTTCAGCACACAAAATGGTCAAAGAAGGGTATTTTGAGGACAAAGACAAATTTATGTTCCAATTTAATActaagaggaagaaaaaaaagaggtgAAACTGAAAGAGTAGGGGAGAAATTACCTGTTTGCCCATTCTAACAACAACATAAAGATCACTGCTTCTCAAGTCTCTAATGGCCAAATTAATTCCTCTAATAATACGAATTCTCAAAAGACCCAAATGATTTTCCATTCAAAACTTTAATTCAACACACAATTATTGTGAGACAGAAAATTGTAGTGGTGAAAATATGAGAAAGGAAAGGATATTGATGTTGAGAAAACATCTACAATGTTACTACTATTAAAGTTAGATGGGTATAATATATGCTGCTGTATCtctattatatattaatttgatctTTGGTTTGTCTACACgtgacttttaaaaaattcatttggaCATAACTTTAAAGTTGACATAATTGGACATGCTATTAGAAGTTAGAATTTCAAATCacaattttaaagatttataataatgaattagagaaaaaatataaagtgaTATTTGAAGATGtttcgaatttttaaaaagcCACATTAACTATGCGATCGTCCTAAATTATTCCCTAAACAATTTCGAACATACATTATCACATCATATTTCGATCAATTCCAGAGTTTAGATGGTAAACTTATCACACACCAATCAATGTGTGACCCctgttaatttaatttgaaatataatttttttttaattttaaattttttctttatttctctcttactttttagtaatcttaatttcattttaaattcttcttcatcttccaTCCCTACTTTCAGATTACCCCTCCCTCCTttatctttctttctttgttcttCTCACCTCCCACCCTCACCTCACTCCACCTCCACGTCAAGTTGAGCAcctccattttctttcttttttcttcttcttcagtcaaatttttttattttcaaaattatataattttctagactttgttgagttattaataacaaaactaattatttttttaagaaaaatcaaaattttgaaggtatcatcaattaatttatctCATAGTCATATAACTTTAAAtctagaaatgataattttgaaaaaatcagAATTCACCAAAAGTTGGAAaagtttaattgaaatttggattttttttaaaaaaactaaataatacctactaatcatcttgaaatctaatgggtttatcaaattgttcaaaatctaataaaatatttagatataatttaaaattgaagagttaagctaatatatgtaaaaaaaaaaaggaggtgGAGTTGTGGCAAAATGAGAAGTTTCAATGAAGATGACAATAAATTTTCggagaagaaggaagaaagaaaaagaataacatAATAAGGAGAAAAACTTAAAGTAAtagaaaacttaaaaatatattttatagcaaaatatttgtaaaaataaaattatatttgtttttttaagtttGTTCATGCTCTTTAAGAGAGTGCATACACTCTTCATGTCAAGTGGACAAAAACTGATATAATGATATCAGTTCATAATTGTTTAGGGGATAATAAAACACTTGCATAgtttatatatctttttaaaaatttgagacaACTTCAAATATCacttatgtttttttctaaTGAATATtcaaatctaaaaattttaattatgatttttcaactttttaatgtaaaatttggattatatttatatttggtaaaaaaaaaatctagaaaaaagaCACTGAGTTTGGCGTGAGACGCGAAGAGATTATTTGTACTATGTGAAAAGATTATATTCTCTTCGTTTAGTATATGTGTTTAGTTTGACTTGGCATGgagtttaaaaaaaactcacttttaaaatttgtggtctaaattaagttattaatGTTTGTATGagaaaaaatcatttcattaagagtaaataaatattttaagttaaattgttactaaatataaaaac
This window of the Solanum pennellii chromosome 2, SPENNV200 genome carries:
- the LOC107010539 gene encoding protein C2-DOMAIN ABA-RELATED 2-like; amino-acid sequence: MENHLGLLRIRIIRGINLAIRDLRSSDLYVVVRMGKQKLKTRVVKKNVNPEWNEDLTLGVAQPILPIKLQVYDKDTFSRDDKMGDAEIDIKPFIDAVRMTRYKNIPNGVIISRIMPNRQNCYSEESCIVYENGKVVQNAFLRLRNVERGEIQLQLQWIHIPGSKNL